The Festucalex cinctus isolate MCC-2025b chromosome 14, RoL_Fcin_1.0, whole genome shotgun sequence DNA window ttttttttttttttttggtaaccactcactcactcactcactcacacacacccacacacacacccacacacaagcttacttcatgtaagcaGATTTTCTACCTTTGTTCCTgtgaaatgattttatttatgttgcTGCAGGACACAATGGACTGGTGGCAGTGAGTCAAGACATTTTTCCTTGAACACTTTTATAGCATTGTGGCTCTTCTGATTGTTGGTCaaaggtttgttttgtttattgtgtgtgtttgtgtatacaCAAGGCTGCCTACCTGCAGAAGGGAGGTTTACAGACCGCAGTGCTGGAACGCAGGCATGTTCTGGGAGGTGCAGCAGTGACAGAGGAGATCTTCCCCGGTAAGATAAGATGCCTCCATCCTCAGTCTGGGCAGCGGGTCCTCGACTGCGTTCTGGATTTTATAAAATTACATGGAAATATCACAGAAATTCAGGTCACTGGTTTGTCTGCCATGTCGGAGATTGAGATTGGGAGGATAACGGAAATACCAGTAGActgaattgtgtttttattcattattttttaatttgtaactAATCAGTTAATATGTTGTACATTTTCCAATCTTCTTAGATGTTctcagaaaatgttaaaaggtatGGAGAAACTTTGGTATCACGTCTTTGCCACTAACACCAAAGTGGCTGCAACAATTTAAACAATTATAATACCACTTTTATTTTGCGTGCAGGTTTCCACTTCTCCAGGTGCTCCTATTTGCTCAGCTTATTATGGCCGCACATTGTAACAGACGTGGAGCTGAAGGTAAACAATCAGGTTTAAGAAATCACGTGATATGCTTTTGAACTGCCcgatatattttgtgttttcagaaACATGGGCTGAAGGTGCATATGAGGGATCCTCACGCGTTCACACCCATGTTGGAAGAGGGGGTCAGGGGTGGGCCGCCAAGATCCCTCACGCTAGGCTCGGATCTCGCCGAGAACCAGAAGGAGATTGGCAAATTTTCCCAGAAAGATGCAAAGGTGGTTCAAGCATTGTGAAGcatgcttgcttagttttaTAAACTGCTGCATATGAATCCACTTGAATTGTCTTTGCAACCAGGCTTTTTCAGACTTTGTTTTGCACCTTGAGAAGCTATCTGGAGCTATCCACCCACTCCTCGATGCCCCTCCTGTTGACATTCCATTCCAGAAATTCCATTCCAGAAACATTAATTGAAATGGATGCCATGCGTGATCAGGCGTATGATTATAATaaatacgtatttatttataaaatatttttcccttaaaaattaCACTCTATTGatatattactgtaaataaacatgacattaaaatacagtataacaTAAACAAAAATCGAATTTCCATTTATTCAATCTCAATACCTACAAATTATAGTTAAAAAACTCTcacactcaatttttttttgccactttatcAAATGTTACCATTCtacaaaaaattaatttaaccTATAATTTGACCAGGGTGTTTGGGGATTAACTATTAtataactattaattactaacTAACTATTTCATAAACATTACATTAACATTTTTCAGTCCAGTTATGGACCAAAATAATTTTCTTGATTTAAAATCTAGAATTTAAAGTCATTTGTGAATATCAAATATGATGATAAGGCCGATATATACAGTAGAATGTATTGTAAAATTAAAGTCCTTGTAAAGTGACAATATGTTTTATAACTTTGACGCACCACATAAAGAAATGTTGTTAATCCTCCCAAATTTGGATGATTAAAAAGAATCACCAAGCATATAAAAATGAGACTTTAAATTGGTCTCTATCATTGCATAGACAATGCTTGTCtatcagctgtcaatcaaattcaACTTGGTCCAGCATCTTTCTTATACCTACAAATAACTATCGGCGAAAATATTATTCACTTAAAACCAGTGGCTGGAGTATATCCCATTGGGTTGTCGTGGAAGACAACAAGAGGCGCTAGCAACCAGCTAGTTTGCGAGCTAACAAGCTTTGGCCTCGTAAAATTAACTTTAATAAAAGTCacactttacaatcaaaacagAAATTTCAAGGATAAGTCACACATTGTTTTAAGTGTAATCCCCCCTCCGCCCAATTGTTTTTAATAGTGGCAGTGGACAAGCTGCCAAACTTTCTCGCAGCTCCCACACCAGACAATAAACCAGGACCTCACCATCAATGCTCCATTCACATCAACTGTGACAGAGTGGACATACTGGAGGCAGCCTACACGGAGGCCATTAATGGACGTCCCTCAACCAGGCAAACTGTCTCATTATTTCACCAGCACTCTGAAATGACACATCACATTTGACCGCATTGTAGTAGCTGACACGCAATTTGATCTACCAGTATTTATTTGGGTTTTGTGCTTCAGGCCTATGATCGAGATGACCATCCCGTCTGTGCTGGACCGCACATTGGCGCCCTCTGGCAGTCATGTGGTGTCAATGTTCACACAGTTCACCCCCTTCCATATCGAGGGCAGAGAGTGGACTGAGCAGGACAGAGAGGCCTTTGCAGATAATGGTTAGAAATGCTGGCAAAATAGTTTTAACAAGATTAAAAGTCGTGTCTTTCATATGCATTGTCTTCACACAAGgtttgatgaaattattttaatcaaattattttaatgtttatttattttgaaaagggtGTCATGTTCATTTGGTTTTTATGTCAAAGGTTGGAAATTTCGAAATATTCATTATGGTGTAGGCGACGTAATTTGGGAAAATGCCCTACATACTTGAGCATTGTTGTCAAACAGTGTAAGAATATTTGAACTAGAATCTGTTATAGTTTAATCTTGTTAACACCTGTATTTGTTTCATGTAGTATTCGAGTGGGTGGAGAAATACACCCCTGGATTCAAAGAGTCAGTGGTGGGCAGGGACATCCTAACTCCGCCTGACCTGGAGAGTATTTTTGGGCTCACCGGAGGGGTAAACATTCGTGATTTGTTTGACACTAGCAACTGTTCAAACACTgatgcaggcctgaaatatttcaaagtctgacgcctacccgaAATATTTGAAAGTCTCACGCTTGCCCGaaatttttccaagtctgatgcaggcctgaaatatttcaaagtctgacgcctacccgaAATATTTGAAAGTCTCACGCTTGCCCGaaatttttccaagtctgatgcaggcctgaaatatttcaaagtctcacgcctgcccgaaaattttcaaagtctgacgcaggcccaaacattttcaaagtctgatgcaggcccaaacattttcaaagtcccacgcctgttcgaaaattttcaaagtccgacgcctatccgaaaattttcagtctgacgcaggcccaaacattttcaaagtctgacgcctgtccgaaaattttcaaagtcccacgcctatccgaaaattttcaaagtctgacgcaggcccaaacattttcaaagtctgacgcctgtccgaaaattttaaaagtcccacgcctgtccgaaaattttcaaagtcccacacttgctcgaaaattttcagtctgacgcaggcccgaaataattcaaagtccaacgcctatccgaaaattttcagtctgacgcaggcccaaacattttcaaagtctgacgcctgtccgaaaattttcaaagtccgacgcctatccgaaaattttcaaagtcccacgcctatccgaaaattttcaaagtctgacgcaggcccaaacattttcaaagtctgacgcctgtccgaaaattttaaaagtcccacgcctgtccgaaaattttcaaagtctgacgcaggcccaaacattttcaaagtctgacgcctgtccgaaaattttaaaagtcccacgcctgtccgaaaattttcagtctgacgcaggcccaaacattttccaagtctgatgcaggcctgaaatatttcagtctgacgcctgcccgaaaattttcaaagtctgatgcttgcccaaaatttttcaaagtctgatgcaggcctgaaatatttcaaagtctcacgcctgcccgaaaattttcaaagtctgacgcaggcccaaacattttcaaagtctgatgcaggcccaaacattttcaaagtcccacgcctgttcgaaaattttcaaagtccgacgcctatccgaaaattttcagtctgacgcaggcccaaacattttcaaagtctgacgcctgtccgaaaattttcaaagtcccacgcctatccgaaaattttcaaagtctgacgcaggcccaaacattttcaaagtctgacgcctgtccgaaaattttaaaagtcccacgcctgtccgaaaattttcaaagtcccacacttgctcgaaaattttcagtctgacgcaggcccgaaataattcaaagtccaacgcctatccgaaaattttcagtctgacgcaggcccaaacattttcaaagtctgacgcctgtccgaaaattttcaaagtccgacgcctatccgaaaattttcaaagtcccacgcctatccgaaaattttcaaagtctgacgcaggcccaaacattttcaaagtctgacgcctgtccgaaaattttaaaagtcccacgcctgtccgaaaattttcaaagtctgacgcaggcccaaacattttcaaagtctgacgcctgtccgaaaattttaaaagtcccacgcctgtccgaaaattttcagtctgacgcaggcccaaacattttccaagtctgatgcaggcctgaaatatttcagtctgacgcctgcccgaaaattttcaaagtctgatgcttgcccaaaatttttcaaagtctgatgcaggcctgaaatatttcaaagtctcacgcctgcccgaaaattttcaaagtctgacgcaggcccaaacattttcaaagtctgacgcaggcccaaacattttcaaagtctgacgcctgtccgaaaattttaaaagtcccacgcctgtccgaaaattttcaaagtcccacacttgctcgaaaattttcagtctgacgcaggcccgaaataattcaaagtccaacgcctatccgaaaattttcaaagtctgacgcaggcccaaacattttcaaagtctgacgcctgtccgaaaattttcaaagtccgacgcctatccgaaaattttcaaagtcccacgcctatccgaaaattttcaaagtctgacgcaggcccaaacattttcaaagtctgacgcctgtccgaaaattttaaaagtcccacgcctgtccgaaaattttcagtctgacgcaggcccaaacattttcaaagtctgacgcctgtccgaaaattttaaaagtcccacgcctgtccgaaaattttcagtctgacgcaggcccaaacattttccaagtctgatgcaggcctgaaatatttcagtctgacgcctgcccgaaaattttcaaagtctgatgcttgcccaaaatttttcaaagtctgatgcaggcctgaaatatttcaaagtctcacgcctgcccgaaaattttcaaagtctgacgcaggcccaaacattttcaaagtctgatgcaggcccaaacattttcaaagtcccacgcctgttcgaaaattttcaaagtctgacgcaggcccaaacattttcaaagtctgacgcctgtccgaaaattttaaaagtcccacgcctgtccgaaaattttcaaagtctgacgcaggcccaaacattttcaaagtctgacgcctgtccgaaaattttaaaagtcccacgcctgtccgaaaattttcagtctgacgcaggcccaaacattttccaagtctgatgcaggcctgaaatatttcagtctgacgcctgcccgaaaattttcaaagtctgatgcttgcccaaaatttttcaaagtctgatgcaggcctgaaatatttcaaagtctcacgcctgcccgaaaattttcaaagtctgacgcaggcccaaacattttcaaagtctgatgcaggcccaaacattttcaaagtcccacgcctgttcgaaaattttcaaagtccgacgcctatccgaaaattttcagtctgacgcaggcccaaacattttcaaagtctgacgcctgtccgaaaattttcaaagtcccacgcctatccgaaaattttcaaagtctgacgcaggcccaaacattttcaaagtctgacgcctgtccgaaaattttaaaagtcccacgcctgtccgaaaattttcaaagtcccacacttgctcgaaaattttcaaagtctgacgcaggcccgaaataattcaaagtccaacgcctatccgaaaattttcaaagtgacgcaggcccaaacattttcagtctgacgcctgtccgaaaattttcaaagtcccacacttgctcgaaaattttcaaagtctgacgcaggcccgaaataattcaaagtccaacgcctatccgaaaattttcaaagtgacgcaggcccaaacattttcaaagtctgacgcctgtccgaaaattttcaaagtccgacgcctatccgaaaattttcaaagtcccacgcctatccgaaaattttcaaagtctgacgcaggcccaaacattttcaaagtctgacgcctgtccgaaaattttaaaagtcccacgcctgtccgaaaattttcaaagtctgacgcaggcccaaacattttcaaagtctgatgcaggcccaaacattttcaaagtcccacgcctgttcgaaaattttcaaagtctgacgcctatccgaaaattttcaaagtcccacgcctatccgaaaattttcaaagtctgacgcaggcccaaacattttcaaagtctgacgcctgtccgaaaattttaaaagtcccacacttgctcgaaaattttcaaagtctgacgcaggcccgaaataattcaaagtccaacgcctatccgaaaattttcaaagtctgacgcaggcccaaacattttcaaagtctgacgcctgtccgaaaattttcaaagtcccacacttgctcgaaaattttcaaagtctgacgcaggcccgaaataattcaaagtccaacgcctatctgaaaattttcaaagtctgacgcaggcccaaacattttcaaagtctgacgcctgtccgaaaattttaaaagtcccacacttgctcgaaaattttcaaagtctgacgcaggcccgaaataattcaaagtccaacgcctgtttgaaaatgtttgggcctgcatcagactttgaaaattttcgggcaggcgtgagactttgaaaatgtttgggcctgcatcagactttgaaaatgtttgggcctgcatcagactttgaaaatgtttgggcctgcatcagactttgaaaatgtttgggcctgcatcagactttgaaaattttcgaagtctgatgcaggcccaaacattttcaaagtctgatgcaggcccaaacattttcaaagtctcacgcctgcccgaaaattttcaaagtctgacggaggcccaaacattttcaaagtccaacgcctgcgcgaaaattttcaaagtctgacgcaggcccaaacattttcaaagtctgaatcctctccgaaaatttttaaagtcccacgcctgcccgaaagtctgatgcaggcccaaacattttcaaagtctgatgcaggcccaaacattttcaaagtctgacacctctccgaaaattttcaaagtcccatgctggccagaattttttctaagtctgatgcctggccgaaaattttcaaagtcccatgctggccagaattttttctaagtctgacgcctggccgaaaactttcaaagtcccatgctggccagaattttttcaaagtctgacgcctggccgaaaattttcaaagtctgacgcctacctgaaatatttcaaagtcccatgctggccagaattttttcaaaggcaagtttatttgtataggcaagtttatttgtatagcacatttcatacacaaggcaactcaatgtgctttacacaaggaaagacaacacataagcataaaaaaacagttgttaacattcagagaaaaaaataaataaataaaactaggttacaaaatttactaaaaaaaaacatacaataacaatcttaaaacattattcaacaaactttaaaacatttaacataaataagtttaaaaaaaaaaataaaaaaataaataaataaataaaaaacaaaataataaaaaaataaaaaaataaaaataaaaaaaacccacttaattaaagctgtttaaaagtccctaatcaaaggtataagaaaaaagcaaagtttttaacctggatttgaaagcatttacactcggggctgacttcacttctgttggtagcctattccatctgtgtgcagcataatagctaaatgcagcttcaccatgtttgcttcgaactctgggttccactagttggcccaagtctgtagatctcagagccctgctgggtttgtactcaatcagcatttcttggatatattcaggacccaaaccatttagtgatttatagacgagtagcagaactttaaaatcgattctacagctgactgggagccagtgtaaatccttaagtactggagtaatatgttctgatctttttgttttggtcagaactcgagctgcagcgttctgaatgagctgcaattgtctcatgttcttttgagagagtccagtcagaagaccgatacagtaatctagtctgctggagataaaagcatggataagcttctcttggtctgcttgaagcatgcagtccttcagtctggatatgtttttcagctggtaaaaggctgttttagtgatgaatttaatatgattgctgaaggtcaggtctgcgtctattagtaccccaagatttcgaacttggtctttagtttctaaagacagtgactcaagctgttttttaacagcaatcctcttttctttattgccgaaaacaatgagctccgttttgttttcgttcagctgaaggaaattttggttcatccagttgttaacttgctctagagaatgacacaatacgttaatagaactgctgtcatttggggacatagataaatacagttgtgtgtcatctgcataactatgatagtcaacatcggtgttctgaagcatttgacccaaaggtaacatatacagactgaacaacaggggtccaaggactgaccctggaggaaccccacatgtcatggcctttcgatcagattcaaaatttccaatggtcacaaagtaactcctttcctccaaataggacgtgaaccatttaaggattgttccatttaatcccacccaagtttccagcctgtctaacagtatattatgatcaatcgtgtcaaatgctgcactgaggtccaaaagacgagcactgataccttccctgcatcagtgctcaatcttatatcattcagtactttaatcagagctgtttctgtactgtgatgagggcggaaacctgactggaatttatccaaaagtccgtttaagctaaaaaaattgctgagttgattaaaaaccactttttcaactattttagttacgaagggaaggtttgcgattggcctataatttgctagcagggagacattcagtgttctcttttttagaatgggcttgacggcggctactttcagacatttaggaagctcacctgat harbors:
- the LOC144001636 gene encoding pyridine nucleotide-disulfide oxidoreductase domain-containing protein 2-like, with amino-acid sequence MLLLEGVEGLRKFTYLSNQEVQGIVMLVQKHTLSVDGKKVVAVRWVLGAGSGWRSVCQGQGLRAGRQAEKDGNASQESIYVAAGHNGLVAAAYLQKGGLQTAVLERRHVLGGAAVTEEIFPGFHFSRCSYLLSLLWPHIVTDVELKKHGLKVHMRDPHAFTPMLEEGVRGGPPRSLTLGSDLAENQKEIGKFSQKDAKAFSDFVLHLEKLSGAIHPLLDAPPVDIPFQKLAVDKLPNFLAAPTPDNKPGPHHQCSIHINCDRVDILEAAYTEAINGRPSTRPMIEMTIPSVLDRTLAPSGSHVVSMFTQFTPFHIEGREWTEQDREAFADNVFEWVEKYTPGFKESVVGRDILTPPDLESIFGLTGGNIFHGSMSLDQLYLARPLPSLSDYRTPIKGLYLCGSGSHPGGGVMGSPGWNAALTAMADLKRH